One window from the genome of Myxococcales bacterium encodes:
- a CDS encoding TolC family protein has translation MSLIARVAPAIVIAGGIALAMTPIVANAEPVAYSLERALSEGVSVHPTLAARRAATLAAQARILAITATRRPSLSLGATAGIGGSASSVPGDERSWYEPIAAYAASASASWRIYDFGQTAAGRQSSEASAAAAQAAEATAELDVRTAIASAYMNAVARKQLLTVQTDALAREQFYLEQALAFVRAGSKDPIEKAQAQSRVATARTALIRAEGELDLARARLREAIGIEDPSLQIDVVEGWPAGLAQTPESLSTFLEAAWNNRPEMAEYAEQLRAAELSHKAAKLGQAPVLSLAGNAQQPLFSQDRDTPTWQVGASLAWSIFDGGRRRANTRESAAGVASVSAGRDLLRLRISAEVESAWVAIRSGRATIDAADEAVVFAKEQLRLAEARYQQGVGSRIELSEAQSGAIVAAGQRIEAQWALALAWLALERAVGKPMITNSADAQLAPP, from the coding sequence ATGTCGCTCATTGCCCGCGTCGCACCAGCCATCGTCATCGCCGGAGGGATTGCCCTAGCGATGACACCAATCGTCGCTAACGCCGAGCCCGTGGCGTATTCGCTTGAGCGCGCGCTGAGCGAGGGCGTCAGCGTCCACCCGACGCTCGCCGCTCGGCGCGCCGCCACCCTCGCGGCGCAGGCGCGCATCCTAGCGATCACCGCGACCCGGCGTCCGTCGCTTTCGCTGGGCGCCACCGCCGGCATCGGCGGCTCGGCGTCATCAGTGCCCGGCGACGAGCGGAGCTGGTATGAACCGATTGCCGCGTATGCGGCCTCGGCGTCGGCGAGCTGGCGCATCTATGACTTTGGCCAAACCGCGGCCGGTCGCCAAAGCAGCGAGGCCTCCGCCGCCGCTGCGCAGGCCGCTGAAGCCACCGCCGAGCTCGACGTGCGCACGGCCATAGCCAGCGCGTATATGAACGCGGTGGCGCGCAAGCAACTCTTGACCGTGCAAACCGACGCCTTGGCACGCGAACAATTTTATTTGGAGCAGGCGCTGGCCTTTGTCCGCGCCGGCTCAAAAGACCCTATTGAAAAAGCGCAGGCGCAAAGTCGCGTCGCCACCGCGCGCACCGCGCTAATTCGCGCCGAGGGCGAGCTCGACCTCGCGCGCGCCAGGCTGCGCGAGGCGATCGGCATCGAAGATCCGTCGCTGCAAATTGACGTCGTCGAGGGCTGGCCTGCCGGCCTCGCACAAACACCCGAGAGCCTGAGCACGTTCCTGGAAGCGGCGTGGAACAACCGTCCCGAAATGGCGGAGTATGCGGAACAGCTACGCGCCGCCGAGCTATCGCACAAAGCCGCTAAGCTCGGCCAGGCGCCCGTGCTCTCGCTCGCGGGCAACGCGCAGCAACCGCTGTTTAGCCAAGATCGCGACACGCCCACCTGGCAGGTCGGCGCTAGCCTTGCATGGTCGATTTTTGATGGCGGTCGCCGTCGCGCCAATACCCGCGAGAGTGCCGCCGGCGTCGCCAGCGTGAGCGCCGGCCGCGACTTGCTGCGCCTGCGCATCAGCGCGGAAGTTGAATCGGCGTGGGTGGCGATTCGCTCGGGCCGCGCGACGATCGACGCCGCCGACGAAGCCGTCGTCTTCGCCAAGGAACAATTGCGACTTGCCGAGGCGCGTTATCAACAAGGCGTCGGCAGCCGCATCGAACTCTCGGAAGCACAAAGCGGCGCGATCGTCGCGGCAGGCCAGCGCATCGAAGCGCAATGGGCACTCGCGCTGGCGTGGCTTGCGCTCGAGCGCGCTGTAGGGAAACCTATGATAACGAACTCGGCGGATGCGCAACTTGCGCCGCCGTAG